A genomic region of Rhodococcus pyridinivorans contains the following coding sequences:
- a CDS encoding enoyl-CoA hydratase/isomerase family protein: MSEPVVHVEKREHVLLVTINRPKAANSINADVHQALGEAWDRAEEDRDVRVVVLTGAGGAVFCGGADLEALGTKGPDGVTPPETAHWGFAGVVKHHISKPVIAAVNGTALGGGTELALASDLVVASETAEFGLPEVHRGLIAGAGGVFRIGQAIPRAVAMELVLTGKPMSSADALRWGLVNRVVPQDEVLDTALALAADIAKGAPLAVQASKTVARGIIDGNVPAEDLPWELTDKALARLTTSADTLEGVMAFIQKREPVWKGE, from the coding sequence GTGAGCGAACCCGTCGTTCACGTCGAGAAGCGCGAGCACGTCCTGCTCGTCACCATCAACCGCCCCAAGGCGGCCAACAGCATCAACGCCGACGTGCACCAGGCACTCGGTGAGGCCTGGGACCGCGCCGAAGAGGACCGCGACGTGCGCGTCGTGGTGCTCACCGGCGCAGGCGGCGCCGTCTTCTGCGGCGGCGCCGACCTCGAGGCCCTCGGCACCAAAGGACCGGACGGCGTCACCCCGCCCGAAACCGCCCACTGGGGCTTCGCCGGTGTCGTCAAGCACCACATCTCCAAGCCCGTCATCGCCGCGGTCAACGGCACCGCGCTCGGTGGTGGCACCGAACTCGCCCTCGCGAGCGATCTCGTCGTCGCATCCGAAACCGCCGAATTCGGTCTGCCCGAGGTGCACCGCGGCCTGATCGCCGGTGCCGGCGGCGTGTTCCGCATCGGCCAGGCCATCCCCCGCGCCGTCGCGATGGAACTCGTCCTGACGGGCAAGCCGATGTCGTCCGCCGACGCGCTGCGCTGGGGCCTCGTCAACCGGGTCGTCCCACAGGACGAGGTCCTCGACACCGCTCTCGCTCTCGCCGCCGACATCGCGAAGGGCGCCCCGCTCGCCGTGCAGGCCAGCAAGACCGTCGCCCGCGGCATCATCGACGGCAACGTCCCCGCCGAGGACCTGCCCTGGGAACTCACCGACAAAGCCCTCGCACGTCTCACCACCAGCGCCGACACCCTCGAAGGCGTCATGGCCTTCATACAGAAGCGCGAACCCGTCTGGAAGGGCGAATAG
- a CDS encoding acyl-CoA dehydrogenase family protein codes for MTTTEVIRWDTDEQKALRQLAADFTRKEIVPHLDEWERAGEIPRELHRKTADAGLIGASVAEEHGGSGGTALDMLAILEEIILAGGSSGLISALFSHGIATPHIVSSGNTT; via the coding sequence ATGACCACCACCGAAGTGATCCGCTGGGACACCGACGAGCAGAAGGCACTTCGTCAACTCGCCGCCGACTTCACCCGCAAGGAGATCGTCCCCCACCTCGACGAATGGGAGCGCGCCGGCGAGATCCCGCGCGAACTGCATCGCAAGACCGCCGACGCGGGCCTGATCGGCGCCTCCGTCGCAGAGGAGCACGGCGGGTCGGGCGGCACCGCCCTCGACATGCTCGCGATCCTCGAAGAGATCATCCTCGCCGGTGGTTCGTCGGGCCTGATCTCGGCGCTGTTCAGCCACGGCATCGCCACCCCGCACATCGTCTCGTCGGGCAACACGACCTGA
- a CDS encoding DUF6069 family protein, producing MSVTETSGTSTHLQQSRLARSAVVVAASVVTALVIDLALWAVGLIAGGSFEHTDAGEVVSAAPGGVVLMSVVPLTVGLAVAALLTLWWNGFARIAQVVGALLPLATIQGTISADFDTPSTVALTLMHVVIAVVVVVALEMLRARD from the coding sequence ATGTCCGTCACCGAAACATCCGGTACCTCTACGCATCTCCAGCAGTCCCGGCTCGCGCGTTCCGCCGTGGTGGTCGCCGCGTCCGTCGTGACCGCACTGGTGATCGACCTCGCGCTGTGGGCCGTCGGGCTCATCGCGGGTGGCTCGTTCGAACACACCGACGCCGGTGAGGTGGTGAGCGCGGCGCCCGGTGGCGTGGTGCTCATGTCCGTCGTCCCGCTCACCGTCGGTCTCGCCGTCGCGGCCCTGCTCACCCTGTGGTGGAACGGTTTCGCGCGGATCGCCCAGGTCGTCGGGGCGTTGCTGCCGCTGGCGACGATCCAGGGCACGATCTCCGCGGACTTCGACACGCCGAGCACCGTCGCCCTGACGCTGATGCACGTCGTGATCGCCGTGGTGGTCGTCGTCGCCCTGGAGATGCTCCGTGCGCGTGACTGA
- a CDS encoding ABC-F family ATP-binding cassette domain-containing protein — translation MANLINLEQVSKSFGIKPLLDSVSLGVNEGERIGVVGLNGGGKTTMLEVLAGIEEPDSGRVSRVNGLRMAVVTQRGGLPEGSTVGEVVLGPLDVAEHEWAGDARIRSVLTGIGIDNLGLDAVVDGLSGGERRRVALAAALVQDLDLLVLDEPTNHLDVEGVQWLAEHLLSRRSALVVVTHDRWFLDTVATRTWEVVNGRVESYEGGYNDWIFARAERARQADAMEERRRNLARKELAWLRRGAPARTSKPKYRIEAAEALIANVPPPRDSVALASFAKRRLGRVVIELEDATLTTPDGRELVRDLTWRLGPGERIGLVGVNGSGKTTLLRTLAGELEPAQGRRVQGQTVEIGWLRQELDDLPTDMRVLDAVKDVAERITLGDKEISAGQLAERLGFTPARQRTPVGDLSGGERRRLQLTRVLMAEPNVLLLDEPTNDLDIDTLQQLEDLLDGWAGTLVVISHDRYLVERICDSTWALFGDGRLTNLPGGIEEYLRRRAAMGDGDVPSVASTVSKTGDAAEQPKKRDGAAERTARKELSRLERLVAKLTEKEEKLHHDLAEAATDPDRLQKLDAQLREVVAEKEAAEEQWMELAEDLD, via the coding sequence GTGGCGAATCTGATCAACCTCGAACAGGTCTCGAAGTCGTTCGGCATCAAGCCGTTACTCGACTCGGTGTCCCTCGGCGTGAACGAGGGGGAGCGGATCGGTGTCGTCGGCCTCAACGGCGGCGGCAAGACGACGATGCTCGAGGTGCTCGCCGGCATCGAGGAGCCCGATTCGGGCCGGGTGAGCCGCGTGAACGGTCTGCGCATGGCCGTCGTGACGCAGCGCGGCGGTCTGCCGGAGGGCTCGACCGTCGGCGAGGTGGTCCTCGGGCCGCTCGATGTGGCCGAGCACGAGTGGGCCGGTGATGCGCGCATCCGCTCGGTGCTCACCGGTATCGGCATCGACAATCTCGGTCTCGACGCGGTCGTCGACGGTCTGTCCGGTGGTGAGCGTCGCCGGGTCGCCCTCGCCGCAGCCCTCGTGCAGGATCTCGACCTGCTCGTCCTCGACGAGCCCACGAACCATCTCGACGTCGAAGGCGTGCAGTGGCTCGCCGAGCACCTGCTGTCGCGGCGCAGCGCGCTCGTCGTCGTCACCCACGACCGCTGGTTCCTCGATACCGTCGCGACGCGCACCTGGGAGGTCGTGAACGGCCGGGTCGAGAGCTACGAGGGCGGCTACAACGACTGGATCTTCGCGCGCGCCGAGCGTGCCCGCCAGGCCGACGCGATGGAAGAACGCCGCCGCAATCTCGCGCGCAAGGAACTCGCGTGGCTGCGTCGCGGAGCTCCGGCCCGCACGTCCAAGCCGAAGTACCGCATCGAGGCCGCCGAAGCGCTGATCGCGAACGTGCCGCCGCCGCGCGACTCGGTGGCGCTGGCATCGTTCGCGAAGCGCCGCCTGGGCCGCGTCGTCATCGAACTCGAGGACGCCACCCTCACCACCCCGGACGGGCGCGAACTGGTCCGCGACCTCACCTGGCGTCTCGGTCCGGGCGAGCGGATCGGTCTCGTCGGCGTCAACGGTTCGGGCAAGACGACCCTGCTGCGCACGCTCGCGGGCGAACTCGAACCGGCGCAGGGACGTCGCGTCCAGGGGCAGACCGTCGAGATCGGCTGGCTGCGGCAGGAACTCGACGACCTGCCCACCGACATGCGGGTGCTCGACGCCGTCAAGGACGTCGCCGAGCGGATCACACTGGGCGACAAGGAGATCTCCGCCGGTCAGCTCGCCGAACGTCTGGGCTTCACACCGGCGCGGCAGCGCACCCCCGTCGGCGACCTGTCCGGTGGTGAGCGTCGCCGGTTGCAGCTCACGCGCGTGCTCATGGCCGAACCGAACGTGCTGCTCCTCGACGAGCCCACCAACGACCTCGACATCGACACCCTCCAGCAGCTCGAGGACCTGCTCGACGGCTGGGCCGGAACCCTCGTGGTCATCAGCCACGACCGGTATCTCGTCGAACGCATCTGTGATTCGACGTGGGCCCTGTTCGGCGACGGCCGCCTGACGAACCTTCCCGGTGGCATCGAGGAGTACCTGCGCCGGCGCGCGGCCATGGGCGACGGCGACGTGCCGTCGGTGGCGTCGACCGTCTCGAAGACCGGTGACGCCGCCGAGCAGCCGAAGAAGCGCGACGGTGCCGCCGAACGCACCGCGCGCAAGGAACTGTCGCGCCTGGAGCGTCTCGTCGCGAAGCTGACCGAGAAGGAGGAGAAGCTGCACCACGACCTCGCGGAGGCGGCGACCGATCCTGACCGGCTGCAGAAACTCGACGCGCAGTTGCGTGAGGTGGTCGCGGAGAAGGAAGCGGCCGAGGAGCAATGGATGGAGCTCGCCGAAGATCTCGACTGA
- a CDS encoding 4-(cytidine 5'-diphospho)-2-C-methyl-D-erythritol kinase, with protein MLSVVPTPVTVRVPSKVNLHLAVGDLRPDGYHDLHTVFQALSLYDEVSVVPADTLSVTVRGAGAESVPTDSTNLAWRAAEMMAERAARTPDVAITIDKGIPVAGGMAGGSADAAATLVALDTLWGIGAPREDLADLAVRLGSDVPFCLHGGTAIGTGRGERLVPVLTRGTFHWVLALAKGGLSTPVVFRELDRLRAEGEPQRIGSADAVLSALGSGDAHQLAPLLGNDLQAAALSLDPMLRRTLRAGVEAGALAGIVSGSGPTCAFLVEDQHAAVTVSAELAGAGVCRTVRVASGPVPGARVVGDADPAHS; from the coding sequence GTGCTTTCCGTCGTGCCGACCCCCGTGACAGTGAGGGTCCCGTCCAAGGTCAACCTGCATCTCGCGGTGGGTGACCTCCGTCCTGACGGCTACCACGACCTGCACACCGTCTTCCAGGCTCTGTCCCTGTACGACGAGGTGTCGGTGGTCCCGGCCGACACCCTGAGCGTGACGGTGCGCGGCGCGGGCGCCGAGTCGGTGCCTACCGATTCGACGAACCTGGCGTGGCGCGCCGCCGAGATGATGGCGGAACGGGCCGCACGTACACCCGACGTGGCGATCACGATCGACAAGGGCATCCCCGTGGCCGGCGGAATGGCCGGTGGCAGCGCCGACGCTGCCGCGACGCTGGTCGCGCTCGACACACTGTGGGGCATCGGGGCGCCCCGGGAGGACCTCGCGGATCTCGCCGTCCGCCTCGGCAGCGACGTGCCCTTCTGCCTCCACGGCGGAACGGCGATCGGAACAGGGCGGGGCGAGCGCCTCGTCCCCGTCCTCACCCGCGGCACCTTCCACTGGGTACTGGCCCTCGCGAAGGGGGGCCTGTCCACACCGGTCGTCTTCCGTGAACTCGACCGGCTGCGTGCCGAGGGAGAACCTCAGCGCATCGGCAGCGCGGATGCCGTGCTCTCCGCGCTCGGCTCCGGCGACGCCCACCAGCTCGCGCCGCTGCTCGGCAACGACCTGCAGGCCGCGGCCCTGTCCCTCGACCCGATGCTGCGACGCACGCTCCGGGCGGGTGTCGAGGCCGGGGCCCTGGCGGGCATCGTCTCCGGTTCCGGCCCCACCTGCGCGTTCCTCGTCGAGGACCAGCACGCCGCCGTCACCGTGAGTGCCGAACTCGCCGGTGCCGGTGTGTGCCGTACGGTGCGGGTCGCCTCCGGTCCGGTGCCCGGAGCCCGTGTCGTCGGCGACGCCGATCCCGCACACTCCTGA
- a CDS encoding cold-shock protein: MAEGTVKWFNGEKGFGFIAPSDGSADVFVHFSEIQGRGFRTLEENQRVSFEIGQGQKGPQATGVNVIG; this comes from the coding sequence ATGGCTGAAGGTACTGTGAAGTGGTTCAACGGCGAAAAGGGCTTCGGCTTCATCGCTCCCTCGGACGGCTCCGCTGACGTCTTCGTGCACTTCTCCGAGATCCAGGGCCGCGGCTTCCGCACCCTCGAGGAGAACCAGCGCGTGAGCTTCGAGATCGGCCAGGGCCAGAAGGGCCCGCAGGCCACCGGCGTGAACGTCATCGGCTGA
- the rsmA gene encoding 16S rRNA (adenine(1518)-N(6)/adenine(1519)-N(6))-dimethyltransferase RsmA encodes MSADDPETTPRATPASPRGLAALLGPAEVRALAEEFGVRPTKQLGQNFVHDANTVRRIVNVAGVGPEDVVLEVGPGLGSLTLALLDVVDRVVAVELDPVLAQRIPVTVRERAPQLADRFDVVHMDAMKVLPKDLPVTPTALVANLPYNVAVPVLLHLFSEFPTLRTALVMVQAEVADRLAAEPGGKIYGVPSVKARFFGDVRRAGAVGRAVFWPVPQVESGLVRVDRYAEPPWPTDARTRARVFAVVDAAFAQRRKTLRAALSGWAGSPAEAERRLLAAGIEPSTRGEKLDAAAFVRLAGVE; translated from the coding sequence GTGTCAGCAGACGATCCCGAAACCACTCCGAGGGCCACTCCGGCTTCTCCGCGCGGCCTCGCCGCGCTGCTCGGGCCCGCCGAGGTCCGCGCACTCGCGGAGGAGTTCGGGGTGCGCCCGACGAAGCAGCTCGGCCAGAACTTCGTGCACGACGCGAACACGGTGCGCCGCATCGTCAACGTCGCCGGGGTCGGCCCTGAGGATGTCGTGCTCGAGGTCGGGCCGGGCCTGGGTTCGCTCACCCTCGCCCTGCTCGACGTCGTCGACCGTGTGGTCGCTGTCGAGCTCGATCCCGTTCTCGCGCAGCGTATTCCCGTTACCGTGCGGGAGCGGGCCCCGCAGCTCGCCGACCGCTTCGACGTCGTGCACATGGACGCGATGAAGGTGCTGCCGAAGGATCTTCCCGTCACGCCCACCGCGCTGGTCGCGAACCTGCCCTACAACGTCGCGGTGCCGGTGCTGCTGCACCTTTTCTCTGAATTCCCTACTCTGCGAACCGCTCTCGTGATGGTGCAGGCCGAGGTCGCCGATCGGCTCGCAGCAGAACCGGGCGGTAAGATCTACGGCGTACCCAGCGTGAAGGCGCGGTTCTTCGGCGACGTCCGCAGGGCCGGCGCCGTCGGGCGTGCGGTCTTCTGGCCCGTTCCCCAGGTGGAATCGGGCCTCGTGCGTGTCGACCGCTATGCGGAGCCACCGTGGCCCACCGACGCCCGGACACGCGCCCGGGTCTTCGCCGTCGTCGACGCGGCCTTCGCTCAACGGCGAAAGACGTTGCGCGCAGCGTTGAGTGGATGGGCAGGTTCGCCCGCGGAGGCCGAGAGGCGCCTGCTGGCGGCCGGTATCGAGCCGTCGACCCGCGGGGAGAAGCTCGACGCCGCAGCCTTCGTGCGGCTCGCAGGGGTGGAGTGA
- a CDS encoding resuscitation-promoting factor, translating to MSPFTKINRLKSPVFYSVVAAVFVTLGAGGATAVVQHKDVVLDVDGEQRAFGTMNSNVGDILAAAGYTVDENDVVAPAVDSSVSDGDTIVLRQARELRLTVDGEERSVWTTALTVDEALDQFRLSDDAYVSASRSHRLPLDGADLEVVNPKTVRFADNGAPAAEVRVAAPTVAEFLEAQGAKLEQADSVTPALDAELAEGMEVVVTRDRTESRTENLPIAPPENRVDDPNMLEGEAAVSDPGAPGERSVTFDVHTLNGVEVGRAETASKVLVEPRPVVVRVGTKPKPAVPASGRGSTWDALAQCEATGNWAINTGNGFYGGLQFTQQTWAGFGGTQYAPRADLATREQQIAVAEKVQAAQGWGAWPSCTSKLGLR from the coding sequence GTGTCACCTTTCACCAAGATCAATCGCCTCAAGTCGCCGGTGTTCTACTCGGTGGTCGCCGCCGTCTTCGTCACCCTCGGTGCCGGTGGCGCCACTGCTGTGGTTCAGCACAAGGACGTCGTCCTCGACGTCGACGGTGAGCAGCGTGCCTTCGGCACGATGAACTCCAACGTCGGCGACATCCTGGCCGCAGCCGGCTACACCGTCGACGAGAACGACGTCGTGGCCCCGGCCGTGGACTCGTCCGTCTCCGACGGCGACACCATCGTCCTGCGACAGGCTCGCGAGCTGCGCCTCACCGTCGACGGTGAGGAGCGCTCGGTGTGGACCACCGCGCTGACCGTCGACGAGGCGCTCGACCAGTTCCGCCTCTCCGACGACGCCTACGTCTCCGCCTCCCGTTCGCACCGCCTCCCGCTCGACGGTGCCGATCTCGAGGTCGTCAACCCCAAGACGGTGCGCTTCGCCGACAACGGCGCGCCCGCCGCCGAGGTGCGCGTCGCAGCGCCGACGGTCGCCGAGTTCCTCGAGGCCCAGGGCGCGAAGCTCGAGCAGGCCGACAGCGTCACCCCTGCCCTCGACGCGGAACTCGCGGAGGGCATGGAGGTCGTGGTCACCCGCGACCGGACCGAGTCGCGGACCGAGAACCTGCCGATCGCCCCGCCGGAGAACCGCGTGGACGATCCGAACATGCTCGAGGGTGAGGCCGCCGTGAGCGACCCGGGTGCTCCGGGCGAGCGGTCGGTGACCTTCGACGTTCACACCCTCAACGGTGTCGAGGTCGGACGCGCCGAGACCGCTTCGAAGGTCCTCGTCGAGCCGCGGCCCGTCGTGGTCCGCGTCGGCACCAAGCCGAAGCCCGCCGTGCCGGCCTCCGGTCGCGGCTCCACCTGGGACGCTCTCGCGCAGTGCGAGGCGACCGGCAACTGGGCGATCAACACCGGCAACGGTTTCTACGGTGGCCTGCAGTTCACGCAGCAGACGTGGGCCGGCTTCGGCGGCACCCAGTACGCGCCGCGTGCCGATCTCGCGACGCGCGAGCAGCAGATCGCCGTCGCGGAGAAGGTCCAGGCGGCCCAGGGCTGGGGCGCCTGGCCATCCTGCACCAGCAAGCTCGGTCTGCGCTGA
- a CDS encoding sulfatase-like hydrolase/transferase has translation MTVQQAVPRRDTTWNVNRRTFLVGAGALLAAGLVGAGSSAAQPRTPQRPNILIIMTDQERQPMHWPADWARNNLPNRQRLADTGLTFTRSFCNAAMCSPSRSTFFTGLYPAQHGVVSTLTEGGTLSPTEPVLPVDGQNMAKMLLSAGYDVHYRGKWHMSKGADGGDPSPDDIARYGFAGWEPPEAGQDTAPENFGGGCADRDGKIASDAAEFLRSRSASDDRPFALIVSFANPHDILSYPKTWDQVDGDCNNYGAFAPEAFEQGIDLPPTIDEDLLRNFKPTAQAELLLLLAGALGPLVGPEAARQYVNLYAYMHKVVDQHIGTVLDALESVSGMRERTVVFRVADHGEMGLSHGGLRQKAFNAYEETLNVPLVVSNPVMFPRPVSTDALASLIDVMPTLATMAAVPDRSAWTFKGVDLTPVIEGASSGGTPPQVQDTVLFTFDDENAAAANGQTTVKQPNHIRAVRQDRWKYAMYFDPSGRALPQFELYDLHDDPLETRNRANPLDLANFDPVQVATMHAVLMDVMARTGTTPAVTIPQFPVPSGSADLPIPSGSAGR, from the coding sequence ATGACCGTGCAGCAGGCTGTTCCGCGTCGCGACACCACGTGGAATGTCAATCGACGGACCTTCCTCGTGGGCGCGGGTGCGCTCCTCGCTGCCGGCCTCGTGGGCGCCGGATCATCTGCGGCACAGCCTCGGACACCGCAGCGTCCCAACATCCTCATCATCATGACCGACCAGGAGCGCCAGCCGATGCACTGGCCGGCCGACTGGGCGCGCAACAACCTGCCCAACCGGCAGCGTCTGGCCGACACCGGGCTGACCTTCACGCGGTCGTTCTGCAACGCCGCGATGTGCTCGCCCAGTCGCAGCACGTTCTTCACCGGCCTCTATCCCGCCCAGCACGGGGTGGTGAGCACCCTCACCGAGGGTGGCACGCTCTCGCCCACCGAACCCGTGCTGCCGGTGGACGGCCAGAACATGGCGAAGATGCTGCTCTCCGCCGGATACGACGTCCACTACCGCGGCAAATGGCACATGAGCAAGGGCGCCGACGGCGGCGACCCGTCGCCCGACGACATCGCGCGGTACGGCTTCGCGGGGTGGGAGCCCCCGGAGGCGGGGCAGGACACAGCACCCGAGAACTTCGGGGGTGGCTGCGCCGACCGCGACGGCAAGATCGCCTCCGACGCCGCCGAATTCCTGCGGTCGCGCAGCGCCTCCGACGACAGGCCGTTCGCGCTCATCGTGTCGTTCGCCAATCCTCACGACATCCTCTCGTACCCGAAGACTTGGGATCAGGTCGACGGTGACTGCAACAACTACGGGGCCTTCGCACCCGAAGCCTTCGAGCAGGGAATCGACCTGCCGCCCACCATCGACGAGGACCTGCTCCGCAACTTCAAGCCCACCGCCCAGGCCGAACTGCTCCTGCTGCTCGCAGGTGCGCTCGGTCCGCTCGTCGGTCCCGAAGCGGCACGGCAGTACGTCAACCTGTACGCCTACATGCACAAGGTCGTCGACCAGCACATCGGGACGGTTCTCGATGCGCTGGAATCGGTTTCGGGCATGCGCGAACGCACCGTCGTCTTCCGGGTGGCCGACCACGGTGAGATGGGGCTCTCCCACGGCGGACTCCGCCAGAAGGCCTTCAACGCCTACGAGGAGACGCTCAATGTCCCTCTCGTGGTGAGCAATCCGGTGATGTTCCCGAGGCCGGTCTCCACCGACGCGCTCGCGTCGCTGATCGACGTCATGCCCACCCTCGCGACGATGGCCGCCGTGCCCGACCGTTCGGCGTGGACGTTCAAGGGCGTCGACCTCACGCCCGTCATCGAGGGCGCGTCGTCCGGTGGCACGCCGCCACAGGTGCAGGACACCGTCCTGTTCACCTTCGACGACGAGAACGCCGCCGCGGCCAACGGGCAGACGACGGTGAAGCAGCCCAACCACATTCGTGCTGTCCGGCAGGACAGGTGGAAGTACGCGATGTACTTCGATCCGTCGGGACGCGCGCTGCCGCAGTTCGAGCTCTACGACCTGCACGACGATCCGCTCGAGACGCGCAACCGCGCGAACCCGCTCGATCTCGCGAACTTCGACCCGGTGCAGGTCGCGACCATGCACGCCGTCCTGATGGACGTGATGGCCCGCACGGGCACCACCCCGGCTGTGACGATTCCGCAGTTCCCCGTACCGAGCGGATCCGCCGATCTCCCGATTCCCAGCGGGTCGGCCGGACGCTGA
- a CDS encoding DoxX family protein: MKTPLVRDLGILVARLVLGVIFLAHGLQKFNSWGYEGTKAGFEGMGVPAPAVSAFVATWIEILGGLALILGVLVPVFGVLLFLLMLGAFFIVHVENGIYVGDGGFELVAALGAGALLLAAVGAGAFSVDRFLARKVPLLRTA; encoded by the coding sequence ATGAAGACCCCTCTCGTCCGCGACCTCGGCATCCTCGTGGCCCGACTCGTACTCGGCGTCATCTTCCTCGCGCACGGACTGCAGAAGTTCAATTCGTGGGGATACGAAGGCACCAAGGCCGGCTTCGAAGGAATGGGCGTGCCCGCCCCGGCCGTCTCGGCGTTCGTCGCCACCTGGATCGAGATCCTCGGCGGTCTCGCGCTCATCCTCGGTGTGCTCGTCCCCGTCTTCGGCGTCCTGCTGTTCCTGCTCATGCTCGGCGCGTTCTTCATCGTGCACGTGGAGAACGGAATCTACGTCGGCGACGGTGGTTTCGAACTCGTGGCCGCGCTCGGCGCAGGGGCCCTCCTACTCGCCGCGGTCGGTGCGGGAGCGTTCAGCGTCGACCGATTCCTCGCGCGGAAGGTTCCGCTCCTGCGCACGGCCTGA
- a CDS encoding maleylacetate reductase: MRSFVYNSHPVRVIFGPGTASRVADEVRRLDRSRVLLLAGEHVRHQAELVEKYLGDLQVARFDGAVMHTPVEVTERVLGRVTEHDVDAVVAVGGGSTTGLAKALALRTGIDQVILPTTYAGSEVTPVLGETADGVKTTRSSPDILPETVIYDVEFTTSMPIPLAVTSAINAMAHAVEALYSEQANPIVDALALEAVAAIARGIPALGADSADPEGRSDLLLAAWLSGTCLASAGMGLHHKLCHVLGGSFDLPHAATHTVVLPHALAYNEPSVPHVMVRVAQALGTDSASAGVYDLVAAAGGPTSLEELGFRESDLDEAARLATAKPYPNPREVTEVGVRRLLGEAFAGTRPEPAQKSG, encoded by the coding sequence ATGCGCTCCTTCGTCTACAACTCTCATCCGGTACGTGTGATCTTCGGCCCCGGTACCGCCTCGCGGGTCGCGGACGAAGTACGTCGACTCGATCGTTCCCGCGTTTTGCTGCTCGCCGGCGAGCACGTGCGGCACCAGGCGGAACTGGTCGAGAAGTATCTCGGCGATCTGCAGGTCGCGCGTTTCGACGGCGCGGTGATGCACACGCCGGTCGAGGTGACCGAACGGGTCCTCGGCCGGGTCACCGAGCACGACGTCGATGCGGTCGTCGCGGTGGGTGGCGGCTCGACCACAGGACTGGCCAAGGCACTGGCACTCCGCACGGGGATCGATCAGGTGATCCTGCCGACGACCTACGCCGGGTCGGAGGTGACGCCCGTTCTCGGTGAGACCGCCGACGGGGTGAAAACCACGCGTTCGTCGCCCGACATCCTTCCCGAGACCGTGATCTACGACGTCGAGTTCACCACCTCGATGCCCATTCCGTTGGCGGTGACCAGCGCGATCAACGCGATGGCCCACGCGGTCGAGGCCCTCTACTCCGAACAGGCCAATCCGATCGTCGACGCCCTCGCGCTCGAGGCCGTGGCCGCGATCGCCCGGGGTATCCCGGCGCTCGGTGCGGATTCGGCCGATCCCGAGGGGCGTTCGGATCTGCTGCTCGCGGCGTGGCTCTCCGGAACCTGTCTCGCCTCGGCAGGAATGGGGCTGCACCACAAGCTCTGTCACGTGCTGGGCGGCTCGTTCGACCTGCCGCATGCCGCCACGCACACCGTCGTGCTGCCCCACGCGCTCGCCTACAACGAACCGTCGGTACCGCACGTCATGGTGCGGGTCGCGCAGGCGCTCGGCACGGATTCGGCGTCCGCGGGCGTCTACGACCTCGTGGCGGCGGCCGGTGGGCCGACGAGTCTCGAGGAACTGGGGTTCCGGGAGTCCGATCTGGACGAGGCGGCACGACTGGCGACGGCGAAGCCGTATCCGAATCCCCGGGAGGTCACGGAGGTGGGCGTGCGACGGTTGCTGGGGGAGGCGTTCGCCGGTACCCGTCCGGAACCGGCGCAGAAGTCTGGTTGA
- a CDS encoding TatD family hydrolase: MSAARPAPEAPQPLSPLVDAHTHLDACGAEDAATTSAIVDRAAAVGVGRIVTVADDLEAARFAVRAAHWDDRVHAAVAIHPTRANSLDDATRAEIEKLAADPRCVAVGETGLDLYWPGKLDGCAEPAEQEEGFRWHIDLAKRLGKPLMIHNREADADLLRVLHDEGAPEKVIFHCFSSDAGMARRCVDAGYLLSFSGTVSFKNAKALREAAPLVPRELVLVETDAPFLTPHPFRGAPNESYCLPYTVRALAEVRGEDAEELAAATTANAERVYGLS; this comes from the coding sequence GTGAGCGCAGCCCGTCCCGCCCCCGAAGCCCCGCAGCCGTTGAGTCCCCTCGTCGACGCCCACACGCACCTCGACGCGTGCGGTGCCGAGGACGCCGCGACGACCTCCGCGATCGTCGATCGTGCCGCCGCGGTGGGGGTCGGACGCATCGTCACCGTCGCCGACGATCTCGAGGCGGCGCGTTTCGCCGTGCGGGCTGCGCACTGGGACGACCGCGTCCACGCGGCCGTCGCCATCCATCCCACCCGCGCGAACAGTCTCGACGACGCTACCCGCGCCGAGATCGAGAAACTCGCCGCCGACCCGCGCTGCGTCGCGGTGGGGGAGACCGGCCTCGACCTCTACTGGCCCGGCAAGCTCGACGGGTGCGCCGAACCGGCCGAGCAGGAGGAGGGCTTCCGCTGGCACATCGACCTCGCGAAGCGACTCGGCAAGCCGCTGATGATCCACAACCGCGAGGCCGACGCCGACCTGCTGCGTGTCCTGCACGACGAGGGCGCACCCGAGAAGGTGATCTTCCACTGCTTCTCGTCGGATGCCGGCATGGCCCGCCGCTGCGTCGACGCCGGATACCTGCTGAGCTTCTCGGGCACCGTGAGTTTCAAGAACGCGAAGGCCCTGCGTGAAGCGGCGCCGCTCGTGCCCCGCGAGCTGGTGCTGGTGGAGACCGACGCGCCGTTCCTGACCCCGCATCCCTTCCGGGGCGCGCCGAACGAGTCGTACTGCCTGCCGTACACCGTGCGCGCGCTCGCCGAGGTGCGGGGCGAGGACGCCGAGGAACTGGCGGCGGCCACCACCGCGAACGCCGAGCGGGTGTACGGACTTTCGTAA